From Sphingomonas bisphenolicum, one genomic window encodes:
- the uvrA gene encoding excinuclease ABC subunit UvrA, with the protein MLTHISVRGAREHNLKGVDVDLPRDSLIVITGLSGSGKSSLAFDTIYAEGQRRYVESLSAYARQFLEMMQKPDVEHIEGLSPAISIEQKTTSRNPRSTVATVTEIYDYMRLLWARVGIPYSPATGLPISAQTVSQMVDRVALLPEGTRFYLLAPVVRGRKGEYRKELAEWQKAGYTRVRIDGEMMLIEDAPALDKKYKHDIEVVVDRLAVTDDMATRLADSFEQALKLADGLAYVDLADGVVPGREDEVQSTDKKMKGAGIPLNRIVFSEKFACPVSGFTIPDIEPRLFSFNAPLGACPACDGLGERQEFDPELVVPNEALSIKKGAVVPWAKSNPPSPYYMQVLGSLAKEFGFSLDTPWADLPGEVKLIILHGTGGKPVTLRFQDGKKSYEVKKAFEGVIGNLNRRLLQTESAWMREELAKYQTAMPCETCHGARLKPEALAVKIAGEDISVSTRRSVVDALAFFTTLPDHLNDQQQQIARAILKEIVERLGFLNNVGLDYLNLDRTSGTLSGGESQRIRLASQIGSGLSGVLYVLDEPSIGLHQRDNDRLLVTLKRLRDLGNSVIVVEHDEDAIRHADYIVDMGPGAGVHGGQIVAQGTLAEILAHKDSVTADYLNGTRRIEVPTKRRKGSGKKLTVHNARANNLTGVTASIPLGTFTCITGVSGSGKSSFTIDTLYAASARALNGARIVAGPHDKITGLDHCDKVIDIDQSPIGRTPRSNPATYTGAFTNIRDWFAGLPESQARGYKPGRFSFNVKGGRCEACQGDGVLKIEMHFLPDVYVTCDVCHGARYNRETLEVKFKGMSIADVLDMTVEDAVEFFKAVPPIRDKMAMLAEVGLGYVKVGQQATTLSGGEAQRVKLAKELSRRATGNTLYILDEPTTGLHFEDVRKLLEVLHALVDQGNSVVVIEHNLDVIKTADWIIDMGPEGGVKGGEVVAEGTPEKVVKEKRSFTGRYLAPLLGLEALAAE; encoded by the coding sequence ATGCTGACTCACATAAGCGTCCGCGGCGCGCGCGAGCATAATCTCAAGGGCGTCGACGTCGATCTCCCCCGCGACAGCCTCATCGTCATCACCGGCCTGTCCGGCTCCGGCAAATCCTCCCTCGCCTTCGACACCATCTATGCGGAGGGGCAGCGCCGCTATGTCGAATCGCTCTCCGCCTATGCACGCCAGTTTCTGGAGATGATGCAGAAGCCCGATGTCGAGCATATCGAGGGCCTTAGCCCCGCCATCTCCATCGAGCAGAAGACCACCAGCCGCAACCCGCGCTCCACCGTCGCCACGGTCACGGAAATCTACGACTATATGCGCCTGCTCTGGGCGCGCGTCGGCATTCCCTACAGCCCCGCCACCGGCCTCCCCATCAGCGCGCAGACCGTCAGCCAGATGGTCGATCGCGTCGCGCTCCTGCCCGAAGGCACGCGCTTCTACCTGCTCGCCCCGGTCGTGCGCGGCCGCAAGGGGGAATATCGCAAGGAACTGGCCGAATGGCAGAAGGCGGGCTACACCCGCGTCCGCATCGACGGCGAAATGATGCTGATCGAGGACGCGCCCGCGCTCGACAAGAAGTACAAGCATGACATCGAAGTCGTGGTCGACCGTCTCGCCGTCACCGACGACATGGCCACCCGCCTCGCCGACAGTTTCGAGCAGGCGCTCAAGCTCGCCGACGGCCTCGCCTATGTCGATCTGGCCGACGGCGTCGTCCCCGGCCGCGAAGACGAAGTGCAATCCACCGACAAGAAGATGAAGGGCGCGGGCATCCCCCTGAACCGCATCGTCTTCAGCGAGAAATTCGCCTGCCCCGTCAGCGGCTTCACCATCCCCGACATCGAGCCGCGCCTCTTCTCCTTCAACGCCCCGCTGGGCGCCTGCCCGGCCTGCGACGGCCTTGGCGAACGGCAGGAGTTCGACCCCGAACTGGTCGTCCCCAACGAGGCGCTCTCGATCAAGAAGGGCGCCGTCGTCCCCTGGGCCAAGTCCAACCCGCCCAGCCCCTATTATATGCAGGTGCTCGGCAGCCTCGCCAAGGAGTTCGGCTTCTCGCTCGACACCCCCTGGGCCGACCTCCCCGGCGAGGTGAAGCTCATCATCCTCCACGGCACCGGCGGCAAGCCGGTCACCCTGCGCTTCCAGGACGGCAAGAAAAGCTACGAGGTCAAGAAGGCGTTCGAGGGCGTCATCGGCAACCTCAACCGCCGGCTCCTGCAGACCGAAAGCGCCTGGATGCGCGAGGAGCTGGCCAAATATCAGACCGCCATGCCCTGCGAGACCTGCCACGGCGCCCGCCTCAAGCCCGAGGCACTCGCGGTCAAGATCGCGGGCGAGGATATCTCCGTCTCCACCCGCCGCTCGGTGGTGGACGCGCTCGCCTTCTTCACCACCCTGCCCGATCATCTGAACGACCAGCAGCAGCAGATCGCCCGCGCCATCCTCAAGGAAATCGTGGAACGCCTGGGCTTCCTCAACAATGTCGGCCTCGATTACCTCAACCTCGACCGCACCAGCGGCACCCTGTCCGGCGGCGAAAGCCAGCGCATCCGCCTCGCCAGCCAGATCGGCAGCGGCCTGTCCGGCGTCCTCTACGTCCTCGACGAACCCTCGATCGGCCTGCACCAGCGCGACAATGACCGGCTGCTCGTCACCCTCAAGCGCCTGCGCGATCTCGGCAACAGCGTCATCGTCGTGGAGCATGATGAGGATGCGATCCGCCACGCCGACTATATCGTGGACATGGGTCCGGGCGCGGGCGTCCATGGCGGCCAGATCGTGGCGCAGGGCACGCTGGCCGAAATCCTGGCGCACAAGGACAGCGTCACCGCGGACTATCTCAACGGCACCCGCCGCATCGAAGTCCCCACCAAGCGCCGCAAGGGATCGGGCAAGAAACTCACCGTCCACAACGCCCGCGCCAACAACCTGACCGGCGTCACCGCGTCGATCCCGCTCGGCACCTTCACCTGCATCACCGGCGTCTCAGGCTCGGGCAAGTCCAGTTTCACGATCGACACGCTCTACGCCGCATCCGCCCGTGCCCTCAACGGCGCCCGCATCGTCGCCGGCCCGCATGACAAGATCACCGGCCTCGACCATTGCGACAAGGTGATCGACATCGACCAGTCGCCCATCGGCCGCACCCCGCGCTCCAACCCGGCCACCTATACCGGCGCCTTCACCAACATCCGCGACTGGTTCGCGGGCCTGCCCGAAAGCCAGGCGCGGGGCTACAAGCCCGGCCGCTTCAGCTTCAACGTCAAGGGCGGCCGCTGCGAAGCCTGCCAGGGCGACGGCGTGCTCAAGATCGAGATGCACTTCCTCCCCGACGTCTACGTCACCTGCGACGTCTGCCACGGCGCGCGCTACAATCGCGAAACGCTGGAGGTGAAGTTCAAGGGGATGAGCATCGCCGACGTGCTAGACATGACGGTCGAGGATGCGGTGGAATTCTTCAAGGCCGTGCCGCCCATCCGCGACAAAATGGCGATGCTCGCCGAAGTGGGACTGGGCTATGTCAAGGTCGGCCAGCAGGCCACGACCCTGTCCGGCGGCGAAGCCCAGCGCGTCAAACTCGCCAAGGAACTCTCCCGCCGCGCGACCGGCAACACGCTCTATATATTGGACGAACCCACCACCGGCCTGCATTTCGAGGATGTCCGCAAACTGCTCGAAGTCCTTCACGCGCTGGTCGACCAGGGCAACAGCGTGGTCGTGATCGAGCATAATCTGGACGTCATCAAGACCGCCGACTGGATCATCGATATGGGACCGGAAGGCGGCGTGAAGGGCGGCGAAGTCGTCGCGGAGGGTACGCCGGAGAAGGTGGTGAAGGAGAAGCGCAGCTTTACCGGGCGGTACTTAGCGCCGTTGCTGGGGCTGGAGGCTTTGGCGGCGGAGTGA
- a CDS encoding serine protease — protein sequence MSTQKKSLSVTNRRESCLSFKVFPGRGSAEQNNLVHSQATGFFWRREQRTFLVTNLHNITGWNYEINKPMSTLGWLPEWIALQVSVAFDEGSEFLRLKHETWQIDLYDENGNPKWLIHPIHGTDIDVGVLPIDNLDVDGRLYNEPVNTHDEWISFSGRVGDDAFVLGFPKGMDGGKGFPLWKRASIASETNFDVKNLPLIYIDTATREGMSGSPVVVLRRGWIMPDGEEDFSKAVIGEGLNFLGVYSGRIGDDELGVQIGIVWKHTVIDEIITGGIAGTSVFP from the coding sequence GTGAGTACGCAAAAAAAGTCACTATCTGTTACCAATAGGCGTGAATCTTGTCTTTCATTCAAGGTTTTCCCTGGGAGAGGCAGTGCGGAACAAAATAATTTAGTACATTCTCAAGCGACGGGTTTCTTCTGGCGCCGCGAGCAACGAACATTTCTCGTTACTAATCTACACAACATTACCGGATGGAATTACGAAATTAATAAACCAATGAGTACCTTGGGCTGGTTACCAGAATGGATTGCACTTCAAGTCTCAGTCGCCTTCGACGAAGGCAGCGAATTTCTTCGCCTTAAGCATGAAACATGGCAAATAGATTTATATGATGAAAATGGAAATCCGAAATGGCTTATTCATCCGATTCATGGCACCGACATTGACGTTGGTGTTTTGCCAATTGATAATTTAGATGTCGACGGCAGACTGTATAATGAACCAGTAAATACTCATGACGAATGGATTTCTTTTTCCGGTCGGGTTGGCGATGATGCGTTCGTGCTGGGCTTTCCTAAAGGAATGGATGGTGGAAAGGGATTTCCATTATGGAAACGTGCATCGATTGCCAGCGAAACAAATTTCGATGTCAAAAACCTTCCTTTGATATACATAGATACTGCAACAAGAGAAGGGATGTCAGGATCACCTGTTGTCGTCTTACGTCGAGGATGGATCATGCCTGATGGTGAGGAAGATTTTTCGAAAGCAGTGATTGGTGAAGGCCTTAACTTTCTTGGAGTGTATTCTGGCCGCATAGGCGATGATGAATTGGGTGTACAAATTGGCATAGTTTGGAAACATACGGTAATTGATGAAATTATAACTGGAGGCATCGCCGGAACTTCAGTATTTCCTTGA
- the relB gene encoding type II toxin-antitoxin system RelB family antitoxin, whose amino-acid sequence MTKLTPIESEFATTEDAEAYDAWFRAEVEAAMASDEPDIPHDEAMARMQAIIDRRKKADERNTT is encoded by the coding sequence ATGACCAAGCTCACCCCCATCGAGTCCGAGTTCGCGACGACCGAAGACGCGGAAGCCTATGACGCATGGTTCCGTGCGGAGGTCGAGGCCGCCATGGCATCGGACGAACCCGATATCCCCCATGACGAAGCCATGGCCCGGATGCAGGCCATTATCGACCGCCGCAAAAAGGCGGACGAGCGCAATACGACATAG
- a CDS encoding type II toxin-antitoxin system RelE/ParE family toxin produces MLPVVWRASALRKLENVIDYIEIRNPAAADRIGAAIRYPADRLSDHPYLHRPGRVPGTREAVVHPNYILVYRVMADRIQILALHHSRQQYP; encoded by the coding sequence GTGCTGCCGGTCGTCTGGAGAGCCAGCGCTCTACGAAAACTCGAAAACGTCATCGACTATATCGAAATACGGAATCCGGCGGCGGCCGACCGCATAGGCGCTGCGATCCGGTACCCAGCCGATCGCCTGTCCGACCATCCCTATCTTCACCGTCCCGGCCGTGTTCCCGGCACGCGAGAGGCTGTGGTTCATCCCAACTATATCCTCGTCTATCGCGTCATGGCCGACCGGATTCAGATACTTGCGCTCCACCATAGTCGCCAGCAATATCCCTGA
- a CDS encoding cold-shock protein → MSIVGTVKFFNADKGYGFIAPDDGSPDAFVHITAVERAGLATLREKDRVSYDLEQDRRGKMAAVNLQHAE, encoded by the coding sequence ATGAGCATCGTCGGAACCGTCAAATTCTTCAACGCCGACAAGGGCTATGGCTTCATCGCTCCCGATGACGGCAGCCCGGACGCGTTCGTCCACATCACCGCCGTCGAGCGCGCTGGCCTCGCCACGCTGCGCGAAAAGGACCGCGTCTCCTACGATCTGGAGCAGGACCGTCGTGGCAAGATGGCCGCTGTCAATCTTCAGCACGCCGAATAA